The following proteins come from a genomic window of Aquimarina sp. MAR_2010_214:
- a CDS encoding phytanoyl-CoA dioxygenase family protein, producing the protein MDTIKKEFLTNGYTKIDRLFDSTEAEKLLEIYNSVLNNKEKTTNLRSDLAGMDTTSKAIERITQIMRPSLVVPKILGHIAYKKALHYAKKLLGDDMELDFDMLINKAPHTNTPTPWHQDAAYWINLPDKRAVSCWIALDNVYESNGCMWFLPVPDQQILKHNNLPNGGALYCNVDTTHAIPVPLQVGGCTFHDGFTLHYSKGNTTDSQRRALILNFRSKEMIKLERNQGIDHTGVRKQRS; encoded by the coding sequence ATGGACACTATAAAAAAAGAGTTTTTAACCAACGGATACACCAAAATAGATCGGCTTTTTGATAGTACAGAAGCCGAAAAATTATTAGAGATCTACAACAGTGTATTGAATAACAAGGAAAAAACAACAAATTTAAGAAGTGATTTAGCAGGGATGGATACTACCAGCAAGGCAATTGAACGGATTACTCAAATCATGAGACCAAGTTTGGTGGTGCCTAAAATACTAGGTCATATCGCATATAAAAAGGCATTACATTATGCGAAAAAATTATTGGGAGATGATATGGAATTAGATTTTGATATGCTTATTAATAAAGCACCTCATACTAACACTCCTACCCCATGGCACCAAGATGCTGCGTATTGGATAAATTTACCTGATAAGAGAGCTGTAAGTTGCTGGATAGCTTTAGATAATGTATATGAGAGTAATGGCTGTATGTGGTTTCTCCCTGTGCCAGATCAACAAATATTAAAACATAACAATTTACCTAATGGAGGAGCTTTATATTGTAACGTCGATACAACTCATGCGATACCTGTTCCTTTACAAGTCGGCGGATGCACTTTTCATGATGGTTTCACGCTACATTATAGTAAAGGAAACACTACAGATAGCCAACGAAGAGCTTTAATCCTAAATTTTAGGTCAAAAGAAATGATAAAATTAGAAAGAAACCAGGGAATAGATCATACTGGGGTAAGAAAGCAACGTTCATAA
- a CDS encoding L-threonylcarbamoyladenylate synthase: MAEFIKLYNENPNPREIQQVVNCLRNGGLVIYPTDTVYGLGCDITNNRALERIAQIKGVKLAKANFSFICKDLSNLSDYVRQIDNSTFKLLKRSLPGPYTFILPGSNNLPTVFKKRKTVGIRVPDNNICTAIVEELGNPIVSTSIYDEDEVIEYTTDPELILEKWDNLVDMVIDGGYGDNMPSTVIDLTSGEPILLREGKGSIDII, from the coding sequence ATGGCAGAGTTCATAAAATTATACAATGAAAACCCAAACCCACGCGAAATACAACAAGTAGTTAATTGTTTACGTAACGGAGGTTTAGTTATTTATCCTACAGATACGGTGTATGGATTGGGGTGTGATATTACAAATAATAGAGCTTTGGAACGGATTGCACAGATCAAAGGTGTAAAACTAGCAAAAGCTAATTTTTCATTTATCTGTAAAGATTTGAGTAATCTTTCAGACTATGTAAGACAAATTGATAACAGTACTTTTAAATTGTTGAAAAGATCACTTCCTGGGCCTTATACTTTTATTCTTCCAGGTAGTAATAATTTGCCAACTGTATTCAAAAAAAGGAAAACCGTTGGTATTCGTGTCCCCGATAATAATATTTGTACAGCTATTGTAGAAGAACTGGGTAATCCTATAGTATCTACTTCTATCTATGATGAAGATGAAGTCATAGAGTATACCACAGATCCAGAATTGATATTAGAAAAATGGGATAACCTGGTGGATATGGTGATCGATGGTGGATACGGTGATAATATGCCTTCTACTGTAATTGACCTAACCAGTGGTGAACCAATATTACTAAGAGAAGGTAAGGGGAGTATCGACATTATCTAG